The Apostichopus japonicus isolate 1M-3 chromosome 14, ASM3797524v1, whole genome shotgun sequence region ACCACCAGAACATAAATAAAGTAGCTCTTACAGAGCTCAAGGAGCAATACAAGACTGACTCTTAGCTGTACAAACAAGTGACATGCTAAGTTAAATATAACAGTTGAAGAAATGTCAAAGCAACAGTATACTGTAAAAATATATAGTGATACAGATTAAGTCATTGACTGTACTATCATAATAGTGTTTTCAAAAGTAAGCTCTACATGTGTTTGAAACATTGTACAACAGTTTTATCGATAAGATTTTAACATAGTTATTCTGATTGACATCATGGTGACATTACTACAAATGCACTTCCATTAGGCTATTGGGTTTTGCaaactattttctttttatataaattGTACATCAATACTACAGATCTAGAAATTCAGTCACAGAACATAGTTCAACATACTGTACCATTTTCACAGTGATCTTTAAATGCTGGGAGTGCATTTAGTAGGTCTagcacatatatgtacagtaatgcaGGCCTCGAAGTTTGGACTAAAAACTGGCTAAATGCCATGGGATTGTGCTGTCTGTTGCTAGTAAAAAATTCAGGACAAGGTACTGGCATTTTCCTTGCAGTCAAAGAATCTGCATAATTTCTGTACCTAACGTAAGCCTGGTATGACTGTTCATTATCAGTGCTCAGATATACTGTAACTTGGCTGCTCTCAAAAGCCTGTACAGCAAAATGATGGATATTGTACTGTAATTCAGGAAAACGCCCTTGAAACACATGATTTTAGCCAATTGACTCTATTTAAAAGGCACTTGTATTTTGTCAGCAAGTGGCTGAAATTGTGACATCCTTGGCCCGACTATGTCCCTAGTGGAACTGGTACGTACGTACACTGCTTGTCACTCAAACTGTACACCCCACAACCTACTGTTGTGGAAGATTGACTAtaggtaacatataaactagcACATTACCTTCATTGGTTATAAAGTTATACCCAAATCAATTTCTATTTTTGGATTCCATGACAAGTCTTTTCATCTTTGCTGATATTTGATTACCTATTTTCTACCTATTTTTTTAGCTGATACACCACCGCCAGCGTATATGCCCCCAGATGACAAGACTAAGGATGGTTCTCAGCCAATGGACACAACCCAAGGCAATGTACCGCCTGGCGTCAACTTGTCAGGTAAATATTGTACTGGTCTATTTGGTTATATTTGCAACTTGTTTATCAGCTTTGGCACTTATGGGATGGCAAGCAGGAGCCATCGCTCAAGGCAGTAGAAGACGAAACCAGTACAGTGTGACACAAGATCACAAAACTTTACTGTACCCACACGTTACAATGTAGGTTTGTGGAGTGGGTGGTAATAAAGAATTGAATTGAGGCATTGAGCATTATTTATGGCCGCAATCGCTTGCCTCAAAGACGGTGACCGTAGAGTGTGCCACATTAGGCATTTTTACTGCAGATATGAAATTCGAGTGGATGAACTAACACCCTTTGAcgtgaaaaaaaatacattgctTCATATTCCATTCCAAAGCGACATGTGACACGTAATAAGGTATTCTAATGTCAATTGGCTACATCACTAAATATACTTTCAAAAAGGGCCACAACCTTTCAGCAGTGGCTCTTGAAGCAATTAAGAATTGGTCATCGCTTGTACTTCAACTGAAGGTGATGGTGCAAAGTTGAGGGTGCCATTACTTTAAACTATCAACTGTATCAGAAACAAGATGTAGAATTAACGGTAGATTGAAATTGGAAAGTGATCTTCAAAATGAGGGAGCCCAGGAAGACTAAAAGATAACATGTTGATTAGATTTACTTGTTTATGACCtatattataaataaacttGTCATATTTACAATATGAGAATCTTGATGTCCTTTCGTCGCAGACAAAGGTCTTCAGTAGCATGCAGAAATGATCTTCGGTTAGTTGTGTCAGACTACCCATGACCATACCAGTAGAAATAAGTTTGCGCTGACGAAATAGATATTTTGTGCATTTTGTTTGTGCAATCTTAAGTCTGTTGAACAACATCTTTCCAAACTTGTTGGAGGAATCTTTAAGGCCAACTCACACTTGTTCTTTTCAATGCTTGATTCAATCATCAGTGGGATTTTGATGTCAGCCAGTAGGATTTTTTGCGCTGGCAATTTATTTGCAAGTGGCTATaaaaaaaccttcaaattgCTACATTCCAACCATCATGTGACAAGTTTTCTACCCATTCCTATAGTGCAACAACACAAATCCATCAAGTTAACATCTTTTCATGCACAATACACACTAATCTTAGAAGGGATACGGAGAAGTTAAACTTTTGAAAGCGTGCCTATCTATGACTGGGCCGTGGTTGACTGGCTTAGTCACCCATCATTGTTAGAACAGGAACCTTTCATCCACTGAGGAATATTGAAAGTTGTTTTGAAAGTTGTATGAAGTAGGTTCAGGGTATGTCAACAATGAAGAAATGTTCTTTCATGTGACATGTCCTCAAGGGCTTGAGGCATTCGGTTTGCACACCATATCGATTGTTAACTGCACATTCCTTTTAAAAAAACAGATGTGAATAATGTCTATTTTtgtcatatttgttgtttaaaaggtaaacaattttttttttttttttgtgtaggtCATTATTATTGCTCCAAATTTGAGCATGTTAAAAATGGCTAATATTGTATTTCTGGTAATATTTCCCAGATCTCGAGGAGAGTTAAATTAGTCGATTCAATGACTCATGAAGGAAAATGTATTGAGGATGGCAGTAACAAACTAGTTGAAgctgtttacaattttttcaaAGGTTAATGATAAGAAGTAAAGTCAAGTTCTTGTGAATTCAAAAAAGTTACCCTTGGATTGGTAAATATCCTTATAAAAAAGAAATCAGTAATACCGCACACAGCTGTTTTTATCCGTTTAATAATTTTCATGACACTGCAGATTTATCAGCTGTTACCTACCAGGAACCCACCAATTGGTGCTCAATTGCATACTATGAACTGAACAACCGTGTCGGTGAGCCATTCCATGCATCCAGCACCAGCGTGATTGTCGATGGATTCACAAATCCGCAGAGCAACACCGACAGATTTTGTCTTGGACTCCTGTCGAATGTTAACCGCAATTCCACAATTGAGAACACAAGGAGACACATTAGCAAAGGTATGGTTGTTGGCCACATCAGTAAAAAATCACGGCAGTTTTGGTTAGATTACACTAGTGTGTTAGTCCACAAACTTTTTAGGCACATGACCCAGGAGCTTGTTAGATGACTGAGCCACCACCCACTAAACCCAAACCCTTAGTATCAATGCTCAGTATTAAAGCCATCATTTTTCTGTTTGCTAAACTTGAaattccattttgtaaatatgtaattttccttttttttttaagttttctcGTCCCTctccattaaaaaaatatatatatttgaaactgTTGACATAACACAGAAAATATACCTTGTTATTTGATCATTTTCAACTGATTAAAAACCCATTTTTTGGAGCGAAGGTCGCCTTGCGAGTACCTAGAACTAGCGCCCTAGCtgtgataaaaaaaacacacaggTATGTTAGTGGGCAGAAATACTCCCTTGAAATGCTAATTTTTTTAGTAGCTAGGGACTTAAATGAGTTTTGTTAATTTCTGTTGTGCATGAGCATATGGTTGCCAGCAGTATGGTAAGCATGTTTTCCCTAATATATGTTTGTTAATTCTTAGAATATGGAAAAAAATCAAGGAAAGGGATGAGACCTTGGTATGTGATGCTGAAGTGATATAAAAATGTTCAAGAGGGTTCTAGTATTTGAATGTAATGTTAACAAACCCCTGAGcctaatatgtaatataatgtaTTATATTGTGGTTTTTATTATCAGAACGGATGTGTTATATCTCGAGAATGCCAGCATACTTTGACAGATTAAAGTTCACCAACTTGTATAAGTGCTTAACTTTTTAGACATACATAAAATACTCAATATGAAAGGTTATTGTCATGGACTAGGCTGATTGCATCTTTATGGAAAAGAGAGAACATGCTTCCTGTCGTTCACACGACTTCTTTTGCGTGAAACCtttcaacttttctttttttgcaggTGTCCACTTGTACTACGTCGGAGGTGAAGTATACGCAGAGTGCTTGAGCGACAGCAGCATCTTTGTCCAGAGCCGCAACTGTAATTACCGCCACGGCTTCCATCCGACCACCGTCTGCAAGATACCTCCGGGATGCAGCCTGAAGATCTTCAACAACCAGGAGTTTGCGGCTCTTCTCTCGCAGTCTGTCAACCATGGATTTGAGGCTGTTTATGAACTCACCAAGATGTGCACGATCAGAATGAGCTTTGTGAAGGGTTGGGGAGCAGAGTACCATCGCCAAGACGTCACCAGCACACCGTGCTGGATCGAAATCCATCTCAATGGACCACTTCAGTGGCTGGACAAAGTCTTGACACAGATGGGGTCCCCTCACAATCCCATCTCCTCGGTCTCGTGATGAAGACATTATATTGTCCTCCGTTGAGGATGATAAAACTAAAGACACTGCCAGTTGTCTTCATCTAAACAGTTGTATCTAGTGAATCAAGaactttcccccccccccccctctcttttttattttttttcttcctttcttacTGAGCAGCtatgttacattttgtatttataataCTTTTGACAAGGTCATTTACAATCAGCCataatttgaaatatcatgagGAACCCAAGACTTCCCCCAAGAATTCAAATGTGGATGTGGATTAATTGTTGCATAATAGGTGAATCAGTTATTGTGGATAGTTGATCCAAATCCTTCATAGGAGAGTTGTACTCTGACAAGAAAGGTAATATCTAGATTCCAGATTGTAAAAGAAATGTATGACCTCAATTTTCTACTATCACCGAAATTGCTATAAAATTATGGAATTTTGATTGTTGTAAAATGTCTGGCACTTTAAGCAACCTAAACAGGTTTTGACATTCACTACACAATGTAAAGACTTAAAGAAAACCAAGGTGTGTGGTTCAGCACTTTGGACACTAGACACTTACATTAAAAGCATTGCAGGGATGGATGATTAATGCCGATAAATCAATAGACCTGACAGAGAAAGTATGGCTGTGGTATATATTGGTGCTGTGATTTCTCTGAAAGTAAAGGAAGTTTGTTTTCTCAGCTGTATGTGTTGAACAATATACTGTGATATGTAATGGTGAAATCAAGGGATATATTTACCAGTGGCAGACAATGTGGTACATGACGGAGAAGATAAATGTTCCATACTGTTAGTTGAAAATCCCATCTCGGTATCATGTTCCTTACTGGAGAGATTTCTGATTAAATAGAACCCATTTTGGCCAGCTTAATCCTCGATTCTTCCCCGCAGAGGTTAACAGTAAGTGGTCTGTGACAGCAAgagttcttcaaaagctttactttcctaTTATACATCTTCTTGTTGAATTATGCTTGAAACATGACACATTTTGTAATGGCTGGTGGTCTGGTATTTGTGTGTTTACTGACAGTGGTACCTCAGTAGTTTTTCCACCAGTTTTGGGGATAAATGAATGGTCACCtatgtgtgaaaattaatttttttggggTATCAGAAGTCATGTATGCAGAATATCTCTAAAAATGTATACTATCGGTCAGCCAACGGTAAAGTTTCACATTGCTTGATGAATTTCTGATTTCCTCCATGACGCTGTCAATGAACTTTAACTGTGTGGAAAATGGTTAGGTAAGCTAGTATTGGTTGTAAGGCTTTAAAGGAA contains the following coding sequences:
- the LOC139980157 gene encoding mothers against decapentaplegic homolog 1-like — its product is MTMASLFSFTSPVVKRLLGWKQGDEEEKWAEKAVDSLVKKLKKKKGAMEELEKALSRPGEPSKCVTIPRSLDGRLQVSHRKGLPHVIYCRVWRWPDLQSHHELKALDCCEYAFGKKQKDVCINPYHYKRVESPVLPPVLVPRHSESVPSHSLLPYRSLPEPPFPHNATFPQSFQQTHSPQPNMPPSSPLQPQPSPGTSSIDPNSPYGVPADTPPPAYMPPDDKTKDGSQPMDTTQGNVPPGVNLSDLSAVTYQEPTNWCSIAYYELNNRVGEPFHASSTSVIVDGFTNPQSNTDRFCLGLLSNVNRNSTIENTRRHISKGVHLYYVGGEVYAECLSDSSIFVQSRNCNYRHGFHPTTVCKIPPGCSLKIFNNQEFAALLSQSVNHGFEAVYELTKMCTIRMSFVKGWGAEYHRQDVTSTPCWIEIHLNGPLQWLDKVLTQMGSPHNPISSVS